Proteins encoded within one genomic window of Pongo abelii isolate AG06213 chromosome 18, NHGRI_mPonAbe1-v2.0_pri, whole genome shotgun sequence:
- the ZFPM1 gene encoding zinc finger protein ZFPM1 isoform X2, whose amino-acid sequence MSRRKQSNPRQIKRSLGDMEAGEEVQLVGASHMEQKATAPEAPSPPSADINSPPPLPPPTSPGGPKELEGQEPEPRPTEEEPGSPWSGPDELEPVVQDGQRRIRARLSLATGLSWGPFHGSVQTRASSPRQAEPSPALTLLLVDEACWLRALPQALTEAEANTEIHRKDDTLWCRVTKPVPAGGLLSVLLTAEPHSTPGHPVKREPAEPTCPAPAHDLQLLPQQAGMASILATAVINKDVFPCKDCGIWYRSERNLQAHLLYYCASRQGTGSPAAAATDEKPKETYPNERICPFPQCRKSCPSASSLEIHMRSHSGERPFVCLICLSAFTTKANCERHLKVHTDTLSGVCHSCGFISTTRDILYSHLVTNHMVCQPGSKGEIYSPGHPATKLPPGEQPCGGHPLPLGPPEQWEGSGLVAQDRWGSISAFALNHFRPPLPSRSSPSSSDRPGPAPGLRCHPCDLSADSLGSFQQQHTALQGPLASADLGLAPTPSPGLDRKALAEATNGEARAAPQNGGSSEPPAAPRSIKVEAVEEPEAAPIPGPGERGPQAPSRTPSPSSPAPARVKAELSSPTPGSSPVPGELGLAGALFLPQYVFGPDAAPPASEILAKMSELVHSRLQQGAGAGAGGAQTGLFPGAPKGATCFECEITFSNVNNYYVHKRLYCSGRRAPEDAPAARRPKAPPGPARAPPGPPAEPDAPRSSPGPGSREDGAGGAATPEDGAGGRGSEGSQSPGSSVDDAEDDPSRTLCEACNIRFSRHETYTVHKRYYCASRHDPPPRRPAAPPGPPGPAAPPAPTPAAPVRTRRRRKLYELHAAGAPPPPPPGHAPAPESPRPGSGSGPGPAPARSPGPAADGPIDLSKKPRRPLPGAPAPALADYHECTACRVSFHSLEAYLAHKKYSCPAAPPPGALGLPAAACPYCPPNGPVRGDLLEHFRLAHGLLLGAPLAGPGVEARTPADRGPSPAPAPAASPQPGSRGPRDGLGPEPQEPPPGPPPSPAAAPEAVPPPPAPPSYSDKGVQTPSKSTPAPLPNGNHRYCRLCNIKFSSLSTFIAHKKYYCSSHAAEHVK is encoded by the exons ACGAGCTGGAGCCGGTGGTGCAGGATGGGCAGAGGCGCATACGGGCCCGACTCAGCCTCGCCACGGGCCTGTCCTGGGGCCCGTTCCACGGGAGTGTCCAGACCAGAGCCTCATCCCCCAGGCAGGCGGAGCCG AGCCCAGCCCTGACCCTGCTGCTGGTGGACGAGGCCTGCTGGCTGAGGGCGCTGCCCCAGGCCCTGACTGAGGCCGAGGCCAACACAGAGATCCACAGGAAGG ATGACACACTCTGGTGCAGAGTCACCAAGCCGGTGCCCGCGGGGGGACTCCTGAGCGTGCTCCTCACGGCCGAGCCCCACAGCACCCCcggccaccctgtgaagagggaGCCAGCAGAGCCCACGTGCCCGGCCCCTGCACACGACCTCCAGCTCCTGCCCCAGCAGGCCGGGATGGCCTCCATCCTTGCCACCGCAGTGATCAACA AAGACGTCTTCCCCTGCAAGGACTGTGGCATCTGGTACCGCAGCGAGCGCAACCTGCAGGCGCACCTGCTCTACTACTGCGCCAGCCGCCAGGGCACCGGCTCCCCAGCCGCGGCCGCCACAGACGAGAAGCCCAAAGAGACCTACCCCAATGAGCGcatctgccccttcccccagtgcCGCAAGAGCTGCCCCAGCGCCAGCTCCTTGGAGATCCACATGCGCAGCCACAGCG GAGAGAGGCCCTTCGTGTGCCTGATCTGCCTGTCGGCCTTCACCACCAAGGCCAACTGCGAGCGGCACCTCAAGGTGCACACGGACACGCTGAGCG GTGTCTGCCACAGCTGTGGCTTCATCTCCACCACAAGGGACATCCTCTACAGCCACCTGGTCACCAACCACATGGTCTGCCAGCCTGGCTCCAAGGGTGAGATCTACTCGCCAGGGCACCCAGCAACCAAGCTGCCCCCAGGTGAGCAGCCCTGTGGGGGCCACCCCCTGCCCCTTGGGCCCCCTGAGCAGTGGGAAGGGAGTGGGCTTGTCGCCCAAGACAGGTGGGGGTCCATTTCAGCCTTCGCTCTAAACCACTTCcgcccacccctcccctcccggAGCTCGCCCTCCAGCTCTGACCGGCCAGGTCCCGCCCCGGGCCTGAGGTGCCACCCCTGCGATCTCTCTGCAGACAGTCTGGGCAGCTTCCAGCAACAGCACACGGCCCTGCAAGGCCCCCTGGCCTCCGCGGACCTGGGCCTGGCGCCCACCCCATCGCCAGGACTGGACAGAAAGGCCCTGGCCGAGGCCACCAACGGAGAGGCCAGAGCGGCCCCCCAGAATGGAGGCAGCAGCGAGCCCCCGGCGGCCCCCAGGAGCATCAAGGTGGAGGCGGTGGAGGAGCCGGAGGCGGCCCCCATCCCGGGCCCCGGAGAGCGTGGGCCCCAGGCCCCGTCGCGGACGCCGTCGCCGAGCAGCCCCGCCCCGGCCAGGGTAAAGGCCGAGCTGTCCAGCCCCACACCGGGCTCCAGCCCGGTGCCCGGCGAGCTGGGCCTGGCCGGGGCCCTGTTCCTGCCGCAGTACGTGTTCGGGCCCGACGCGGCGCCCCCCGCCTCGGAGATCCTGGCCAAGATGTCCGAACTGGTGCACAGCCGGCTACAGCAGGGCGCGGGCGCGGGAGCCGGCGGCGCACAGACCGGGCTCTTCCCGGGGGCCCCCAAGGGCGCTACGTGCTTCGAGTGCGAGATCACCTTCAGCAACGTCAACAACTACTACGTGCACAAGCGCCTCTACTGTTCAGGCCGCCGGGCGCCCGAGGACGCGCCCGCCGCGCGCAGGCCCAAGGCACCCCCCGGCCCGGCCCGCGCGCCCCCCGGCCCGCCCGCCGAGCCCGACGCGCCGCGCTCGTCCCCGGGCCCCGGATCGCGCGAGGACGGGGCTGGGGGCGCGGCCACGCCCGAGGACGGCGCGGGCGGCCGGGGCAGCGAGGGCAGCCAGAGCCCGGGTAGCTCCGTGGACGACGCGGAGGACGACCCCAGCCGCACGCTGTGCGAGGCCTGCAACATCCGCTTCAGCCGCCACGAGACCTACACCGTGCACAAGCGATACTACTGCGCCTCGCGCCACGACCCGCCACCGCGCCGACCGGCCGCGCCCCCGGGACCCCCTGGGCCGGCTGCGCCCCCGGCCCCTACTCCCGCCGCGCCCGTGCGCACGCGCAGACGCCGCAAGCTCTACGAGCTGCACGCGGCCGGcgccccgccgcccccgccgcccggCCACGCCCCCGCGCCCGAGTCGCCGCGGCCCGGAAGCGGAAgcggccccggccccgcccctgcGCGCTCGCCCGGCCCCGCGGCCGACGGCCCCATCGACCTGAGCAAGAAGCCGCGACGCCCGCTCCCCGGAGCCCCGGCACCCGCGCTGGCCGACTACCACGAGTGCACGGCCTGCCGCGTGAGCTTCCACAGCCTCGAGGCCTACCTGGCGCACAAGAAGTACTCGTGCCCCGCTGCGCCACCGCCCGGCGCGCTCGGCCTGCCTGCCGCGGCTTGCCCCTACTGCCCCCCGAACGGCCCGGTGCGCGGGGACCTGCTGGAGCATTTCCGCCTGGCGCACGGCCTGCTGCTCGGCGCGCCCCTGGCCGGCCCGGGGGTCGAGGCCCGGACGCCGGCCGACCGCGGCCCCTCGCCCGCTCCCGCGCCCGCCGCCTCCCCGCAGCCCGGGTCCCGTGGCCCCCGGGACGGCCTCGGCCCGGAGCCCCAGGAGCCTCCGCCCGGCCCGCCCCCGTCCCCGGCCGCCGCGCCCGAGGCCGTGCCGCCCCCGCCGGCGCCCCCCTCCTACTCGGACAAGGGCGTCCAGACCCCCAGCAAGAGCACGCCGGCGCCCCTGCCCAACGGCAACCACCGGTACTGCCGTCTTTGCAACATCAAGTTCAGCAGCCTGTCCACCTTCATCGCCCACAAGAAGTATTACTGCTCCTCTCACGCCGCCGAGCACGTGAAGTGA
- the ZFPM1 gene encoding zinc finger protein ZFPM1 isoform X3, producing MSRRKQSNPRQIKRSLGDMEAGEEVQLVGASHMEQKATAPEAPSPPSADELEPVVQDGQRRIRARLSLATGLSWGPFHGSVQTRASSPRQAEPSPALTLLLVDEACWLRALPQALTEAEANTEIHRKDDTLWCRVTKPVPAGGLLSVLLTAEPHSTPGHPVKREPAEPTCPAPAHDLQLLPQQAGMASILATAVINKDVFPCKDCGIWYRSERNLQAHLLYYCASRQGTGSPAAAATDEKPKETYPNERICPFPQCRKSCPSASSLEIHMRSHSGERPFVCLICLSAFTTKANCERHLKVHTDTLSGRHRRRREVCGPRPPPWALTTSPWPTGVCHSCGFISTTRDILYSHLVTNHMVCQPGSKGEIYSPGHPATKLPPGEQPCGGHPLPLGPPEQWEGSGLVAQDRWGSISAFALNHFRPPLPSRSSPSSSDRPGPAPGLRCHPCDLSADSLGSFQQQHTALQGPLASADLGLAPTPSPGLDRKALAEATNGEARAAPQNGGSSEPPAAPRSIKVEAVEEPEAAPIPGPGERGPQAPSRTPSPSSPAPARVKAELSSPTPGSSPVPGELGLAGALFLPQYVFGPDAAPPASEILAKMSELVHSRLQQGAGAGAGGAQTGLFPGAPKGATCFECEITFSNVNNYYVHKRLYCSGRRAPEDAPAARRPKAPPGPARAPPGPPAEPDAPRSSPGPGSREDGAGGAATPEDGAGGRGSEGSQSPGSSVDDAEDDPSRTLCEACNIRFSRHETYTVHKRYYCASRHDPPPRRPAAPPGPPGPAAPPAPTPAAPVRTRRRRKLYELHAAGAPPPPPPGHAPAPESPRPGSGSGPGPAPARSPGPAADGPIDLSKKPRRPLPGAPAPALADYHECTACRVSFHSLEAYLAHKKYSCPAAPPPGALGLPAAACPYCPPNGPVRGDLLEHFRLAHGLLLGAPLAGPGVEARTPADRGPSPAPAPAASPQPGSRGPRDGLGPEPQEPPPGPPPSPAAAPEAVPPPPAPPSYSDKGVQTPSKSTPAPLPNGNHRYCRLCNIKFSSLSTFIAHKKYYCSSHAAEHVK from the exons ACGAGCTGGAGCCGGTGGTGCAGGATGGGCAGAGGCGCATACGGGCCCGACTCAGCCTCGCCACGGGCCTGTCCTGGGGCCCGTTCCACGGGAGTGTCCAGACCAGAGCCTCATCCCCCAGGCAGGCGGAGCCG AGCCCAGCCCTGACCCTGCTGCTGGTGGACGAGGCCTGCTGGCTGAGGGCGCTGCCCCAGGCCCTGACTGAGGCCGAGGCCAACACAGAGATCCACAGGAAGG ATGACACACTCTGGTGCAGAGTCACCAAGCCGGTGCCCGCGGGGGGACTCCTGAGCGTGCTCCTCACGGCCGAGCCCCACAGCACCCCcggccaccctgtgaagagggaGCCAGCAGAGCCCACGTGCCCGGCCCCTGCACACGACCTCCAGCTCCTGCCCCAGCAGGCCGGGATGGCCTCCATCCTTGCCACCGCAGTGATCAACA AAGACGTCTTCCCCTGCAAGGACTGTGGCATCTGGTACCGCAGCGAGCGCAACCTGCAGGCGCACCTGCTCTACTACTGCGCCAGCCGCCAGGGCACCGGCTCCCCAGCCGCGGCCGCCACAGACGAGAAGCCCAAAGAGACCTACCCCAATGAGCGcatctgccccttcccccagtgcCGCAAGAGCTGCCCCAGCGCCAGCTCCTTGGAGATCCACATGCGCAGCCACAGCG GAGAGAGGCCCTTCGTGTGCCTGATCTGCCTGTCGGCCTTCACCACCAAGGCCAACTGCGAGCGGCACCTCAAGGTGCACACGGACACGCTGAGCGGTAGGCACCGCAGGCGCCGGGAGGTGTGTGGGCCCCGCCCCCCGCCCTGGGCCTTGACCACCTCGCCATGGCCCACAGGTGTCTGCCACAGCTGTGGCTTCATCTCCACCACAAGGGACATCCTCTACAGCCACCTGGTCACCAACCACATGGTCTGCCAGCCTGGCTCCAAGGGTGAGATCTACTCGCCAGGGCACCCAGCAACCAAGCTGCCCCCAGGTGAGCAGCCCTGTGGGGGCCACCCCCTGCCCCTTGGGCCCCCTGAGCAGTGGGAAGGGAGTGGGCTTGTCGCCCAAGACAGGTGGGGGTCCATTTCAGCCTTCGCTCTAAACCACTTCcgcccacccctcccctcccggAGCTCGCCCTCCAGCTCTGACCGGCCAGGTCCCGCCCCGGGCCTGAGGTGCCACCCCTGCGATCTCTCTGCAGACAGTCTGGGCAGCTTCCAGCAACAGCACACGGCCCTGCAAGGCCCCCTGGCCTCCGCGGACCTGGGCCTGGCGCCCACCCCATCGCCAGGACTGGACAGAAAGGCCCTGGCCGAGGCCACCAACGGAGAGGCCAGAGCGGCCCCCCAGAATGGAGGCAGCAGCGAGCCCCCGGCGGCCCCCAGGAGCATCAAGGTGGAGGCGGTGGAGGAGCCGGAGGCGGCCCCCATCCCGGGCCCCGGAGAGCGTGGGCCCCAGGCCCCGTCGCGGACGCCGTCGCCGAGCAGCCCCGCCCCGGCCAGGGTAAAGGCCGAGCTGTCCAGCCCCACACCGGGCTCCAGCCCGGTGCCCGGCGAGCTGGGCCTGGCCGGGGCCCTGTTCCTGCCGCAGTACGTGTTCGGGCCCGACGCGGCGCCCCCCGCCTCGGAGATCCTGGCCAAGATGTCCGAACTGGTGCACAGCCGGCTACAGCAGGGCGCGGGCGCGGGAGCCGGCGGCGCACAGACCGGGCTCTTCCCGGGGGCCCCCAAGGGCGCTACGTGCTTCGAGTGCGAGATCACCTTCAGCAACGTCAACAACTACTACGTGCACAAGCGCCTCTACTGTTCAGGCCGCCGGGCGCCCGAGGACGCGCCCGCCGCGCGCAGGCCCAAGGCACCCCCCGGCCCGGCCCGCGCGCCCCCCGGCCCGCCCGCCGAGCCCGACGCGCCGCGCTCGTCCCCGGGCCCCGGATCGCGCGAGGACGGGGCTGGGGGCGCGGCCACGCCCGAGGACGGCGCGGGCGGCCGGGGCAGCGAGGGCAGCCAGAGCCCGGGTAGCTCCGTGGACGACGCGGAGGACGACCCCAGCCGCACGCTGTGCGAGGCCTGCAACATCCGCTTCAGCCGCCACGAGACCTACACCGTGCACAAGCGATACTACTGCGCCTCGCGCCACGACCCGCCACCGCGCCGACCGGCCGCGCCCCCGGGACCCCCTGGGCCGGCTGCGCCCCCGGCCCCTACTCCCGCCGCGCCCGTGCGCACGCGCAGACGCCGCAAGCTCTACGAGCTGCACGCGGCCGGcgccccgccgcccccgccgcccggCCACGCCCCCGCGCCCGAGTCGCCGCGGCCCGGAAGCGGAAgcggccccggccccgcccctgcGCGCTCGCCCGGCCCCGCGGCCGACGGCCCCATCGACCTGAGCAAGAAGCCGCGACGCCCGCTCCCCGGAGCCCCGGCACCCGCGCTGGCCGACTACCACGAGTGCACGGCCTGCCGCGTGAGCTTCCACAGCCTCGAGGCCTACCTGGCGCACAAGAAGTACTCGTGCCCCGCTGCGCCACCGCCCGGCGCGCTCGGCCTGCCTGCCGCGGCTTGCCCCTACTGCCCCCCGAACGGCCCGGTGCGCGGGGACCTGCTGGAGCATTTCCGCCTGGCGCACGGCCTGCTGCTCGGCGCGCCCCTGGCCGGCCCGGGGGTCGAGGCCCGGACGCCGGCCGACCGCGGCCCCTCGCCCGCTCCCGCGCCCGCCGCCTCCCCGCAGCCCGGGTCCCGTGGCCCCCGGGACGGCCTCGGCCCGGAGCCCCAGGAGCCTCCGCCCGGCCCGCCCCCGTCCCCGGCCGCCGCGCCCGAGGCCGTGCCGCCCCCGCCGGCGCCCCCCTCCTACTCGGACAAGGGCGTCCAGACCCCCAGCAAGAGCACGCCGGCGCCCCTGCCCAACGGCAACCACCGGTACTGCCGTCTTTGCAACATCAAGTTCAGCAGCCTGTCCACCTTCATCGCCCACAAGAAGTATTACTGCTCCTCTCACGCCGCCGAGCACGTGAAGTGA
- the ZFPM1 gene encoding zinc finger protein ZFPM1 isoform X6, with the protein MSASAPSPSAARAAPAPAPWRSTCAATAVSPHSGERPFVCLICLSAFTTKANCERHLKVHTDTLSGRHRRRREVCGPRPPPWALTTSPWPTGVCHSCGFISTTRDILYSHLVTNHMVCQPGSKGEIYSPGHPATKLPPGEQPCGGHPLPLGPPEQWEGSGLVAQDRWGSISAFALNHFRPPLPSRSSPSSSDRPGPAPGLRCHPCDLSADSLGSFQQQHTALQGPLASADLGLAPTPSPGLDRKALAEATNGEARAAPQNGGSSEPPAAPRSIKVEAVEEPEAAPIPGPGERGPQAPSRTPSPSSPAPARVKAELSSPTPGSSPVPGELGLAGALFLPQYVFGPDAAPPASEILAKMSELVHSRLQQGAGAGAGGAQTGLFPGAPKGATCFECEITFSNVNNYYVHKRLYCSGRRAPEDAPAARRPKAPPGPARAPPGPPAEPDAPRSSPGPGSREDGAGGAATPEDGAGGRGSEGSQSPGSSVDDAEDDPSRTLCEACNIRFSRHETYTVHKRYYCASRHDPPPRRPAAPPGPPGPAAPPAPTPAAPVRTRRRRKLYELHAAGAPPPPPPGHAPAPESPRPGSGSGPGPAPARSPGPAADGPIDLSKKPRRPLPGAPAPALADYHECTACRVSFHSLEAYLAHKKYSCPAAPPPGALGLPAAACPYCPPNGPVRGDLLEHFRLAHGLLLGAPLAGPGVEARTPADRGPSPAPAPAASPQPGSRGPRDGLGPEPQEPPPGPPPSPAAAPEAVPPPPAPPSYSDKGVQTPSKSTPAPLPNGNHRYCRLCNIKFSSLSTFIAHKKYYCSSHAAEHVK; encoded by the exons ATGAGCGcatctgccccttcccccagtgcCGCAAGAGCTGCCCCAGCGCCAGCTCCTTGGAGATCCACATGCGCAGCCACAGCGGTGAGCCCCCACAGCG GAGAGAGGCCCTTCGTGTGCCTGATCTGCCTGTCGGCCTTCACCACCAAGGCCAACTGCGAGCGGCACCTCAAGGTGCACACGGACACGCTGAGCGGTAGGCACCGCAGGCGCCGGGAGGTGTGTGGGCCCCGCCCCCCGCCCTGGGCCTTGACCACCTCGCCATGGCCCACAGGTGTCTGCCACAGCTGTGGCTTCATCTCCACCACAAGGGACATCCTCTACAGCCACCTGGTCACCAACCACATGGTCTGCCAGCCTGGCTCCAAGGGTGAGATCTACTCGCCAGGGCACCCAGCAACCAAGCTGCCCCCAGGTGAGCAGCCCTGTGGGGGCCACCCCCTGCCCCTTGGGCCCCCTGAGCAGTGGGAAGGGAGTGGGCTTGTCGCCCAAGACAGGTGGGGGTCCATTTCAGCCTTCGCTCTAAACCACTTCcgcccacccctcccctcccggAGCTCGCCCTCCAGCTCTGACCGGCCAGGTCCCGCCCCGGGCCTGAGGTGCCACCCCTGCGATCTCTCTGCAGACAGTCTGGGCAGCTTCCAGCAACAGCACACGGCCCTGCAAGGCCCCCTGGCCTCCGCGGACCTGGGCCTGGCGCCCACCCCATCGCCAGGACTGGACAGAAAGGCCCTGGCCGAGGCCACCAACGGAGAGGCCAGAGCGGCCCCCCAGAATGGAGGCAGCAGCGAGCCCCCGGCGGCCCCCAGGAGCATCAAGGTGGAGGCGGTGGAGGAGCCGGAGGCGGCCCCCATCCCGGGCCCCGGAGAGCGTGGGCCCCAGGCCCCGTCGCGGACGCCGTCGCCGAGCAGCCCCGCCCCGGCCAGGGTAAAGGCCGAGCTGTCCAGCCCCACACCGGGCTCCAGCCCGGTGCCCGGCGAGCTGGGCCTGGCCGGGGCCCTGTTCCTGCCGCAGTACGTGTTCGGGCCCGACGCGGCGCCCCCCGCCTCGGAGATCCTGGCCAAGATGTCCGAACTGGTGCACAGCCGGCTACAGCAGGGCGCGGGCGCGGGAGCCGGCGGCGCACAGACCGGGCTCTTCCCGGGGGCCCCCAAGGGCGCTACGTGCTTCGAGTGCGAGATCACCTTCAGCAACGTCAACAACTACTACGTGCACAAGCGCCTCTACTGTTCAGGCCGCCGGGCGCCCGAGGACGCGCCCGCCGCGCGCAGGCCCAAGGCACCCCCCGGCCCGGCCCGCGCGCCCCCCGGCCCGCCCGCCGAGCCCGACGCGCCGCGCTCGTCCCCGGGCCCCGGATCGCGCGAGGACGGGGCTGGGGGCGCGGCCACGCCCGAGGACGGCGCGGGCGGCCGGGGCAGCGAGGGCAGCCAGAGCCCGGGTAGCTCCGTGGACGACGCGGAGGACGACCCCAGCCGCACGCTGTGCGAGGCCTGCAACATCCGCTTCAGCCGCCACGAGACCTACACCGTGCACAAGCGATACTACTGCGCCTCGCGCCACGACCCGCCACCGCGCCGACCGGCCGCGCCCCCGGGACCCCCTGGGCCGGCTGCGCCCCCGGCCCCTACTCCCGCCGCGCCCGTGCGCACGCGCAGACGCCGCAAGCTCTACGAGCTGCACGCGGCCGGcgccccgccgcccccgccgcccggCCACGCCCCCGCGCCCGAGTCGCCGCGGCCCGGAAGCGGAAgcggccccggccccgcccctgcGCGCTCGCCCGGCCCCGCGGCCGACGGCCCCATCGACCTGAGCAAGAAGCCGCGACGCCCGCTCCCCGGAGCCCCGGCACCCGCGCTGGCCGACTACCACGAGTGCACGGCCTGCCGCGTGAGCTTCCACAGCCTCGAGGCCTACCTGGCGCACAAGAAGTACTCGTGCCCCGCTGCGCCACCGCCCGGCGCGCTCGGCCTGCCTGCCGCGGCTTGCCCCTACTGCCCCCCGAACGGCCCGGTGCGCGGGGACCTGCTGGAGCATTTCCGCCTGGCGCACGGCCTGCTGCTCGGCGCGCCCCTGGCCGGCCCGGGGGTCGAGGCCCGGACGCCGGCCGACCGCGGCCCCTCGCCCGCTCCCGCGCCCGCCGCCTCCCCGCAGCCCGGGTCCCGTGGCCCCCGGGACGGCCTCGGCCCGGAGCCCCAGGAGCCTCCGCCCGGCCCGCCCCCGTCCCCGGCCGCCGCGCCCGAGGCCGTGCCGCCCCCGCCGGCGCCCCCCTCCTACTCGGACAAGGGCGTCCAGACCCCCAGCAAGAGCACGCCGGCGCCCCTGCCCAACGGCAACCACCGGTACTGCCGTCTTTGCAACATCAAGTTCAGCAGCCTGTCCACCTTCATCGCCCACAAGAAGTATTACTGCTCCTCTCACGCCGCCGAGCACGTGAAGTGA